From Alteromonas sp. BL110:
AGACCAATAAAAACCTTACCGTGGTTGTTCAATTAGACGATGATAACGCCGTTGACTTAAGTGATATTGATGGTATGTCGTTAAATACCGTTGCCAATTATTATTCCACGGCAAGCAGTGTTGAAGGTTTGATGACGGCAACCTTATTTGGTGTACCTGAAATTTATCAAGATGCTTTGTCTCAAAAGCGTCCTGTACTATTAGCCTTGCCACTAGGTTCAGGTATGCCGGTATCAATACATAGCGATGTCGCTCTACCTCTTCCTCAATTATCTGGCTATGTACAGCCTTTAAGCAATAACCACGAAGGGCTGCACATTGCTTTTATGAAAGGTTCGGATATCAAAGGCTACCTTGAAAACACTCTTGGTAGAAAACATGACGTATTAGTAGCGACAGGCTTTGGTAGTGAAGGCGGTAAGGGCACGCTTTACAGCACGCTAAATGTTAAGGCTAAATTAGCAAGTACTGAAGATTTGGCTCCAACTATATTGAATGCACTGGGTTGTAACGCACCGTCAACCTTCTATTCAACTGGGCAAAGCTTATTGGCACCATCGCGCCCTTGGTTAGTAAGTACCTCAGGCGAGCGAATCGTAGTATTTCATGGAAATAAACGAACAGATGTTTTAAGTAACGGTAGCTATGAAATCAGTGATTTATCTTCCGGCAAACGCAGTAAAGATCCCTTAAATATTGATTTACTTAGTCAGGCAATAAAGCATCTATCACGCTTTTCTACTCAGAACTAGCGCTTTTTTATCGCAGCGATAGACCAAACTATCGCTGCCACCCTCTCGCCCATTTTCTCAAATATAACAACAACTTCTGCAGTTACGCCTAACCTTTATTTTATTTCAGATAAGCGAGTAATCCGAGAAACACAGTGAGAGGAACGAAGTTTACTTAACTGTTCATCCGTTATGGGCTTATCAGATAAATAGTAGCTCTTTGTTAGACCAGCGGCGTTAGCAGCCTCTATATCTCGCCAACTGTCGCCTATGAGTAGGCTGCTCACTAAGTCGATATCAAGTTCTTTAGCAGCTTGGTGCAGCATGCCTGGCAATGGTTTTCTGCATTGGCAAGCAATGGTAAGTTCTTTTACGCTACCTTGCGTGTGATGCGGACAATAATAAACAGGGATATTAACCGTGCCATGGCTTGAAAAATCTTCTACCACCCGCGCCATTAACGCATGAAAATCTTTTTCAGTGTAATAGCCTCGCGCAATTCCACTTTGATTAGTGACGATTACAGGTAGGTAACCCTCATTTTGAAATTTGCGCACGACGTCGAAGATACCTTCTACATATTCAAAATTTTCATATTTACCGACGTAACCGTGATCAACGTTAATAACGCCGTCTCGGTCTAAAAACAGCGCTTTTTGTTTATAGCTGGACATCTAGTTTCTCACAATCAGTACCCGCACCTTTTCTCCAAATCTGGATATGAAAATCTGCGGTTACTTTTTCTAACGACGCTACAATAGACTCAATTTTACCGTGTGGTAACTTCCAATAAAAAGGCGTCATCTTTATAAGCGCTATCTTGTGATCTTCACTTTCAAAATTGATGGGAAATGAAAAACACTCGTCATGGATGCGAGTAAATCCGCTTCTAGGCCCATCATCAATTTGATGTCTTCTAGGTGTATCGTAGACTTGCTGTTTAAGCTCAAACAGATGGTTAGGCGCAGGGTCTACGGTTAAAAGTAGCCCCTCACTTTTCAGTACCCTTTCATATTCGTCGTTACTTCCAGGCGCAAAGACTTGTATCACTAAATCTTGAGTAGATTTCTCAAGGGGTAGTTCAAAGCTGCTTGCTACAACAAACTGAGCATGTTTATAAGCCTTAGCTGCTAGCTCCACGGCTATTTTAGATATATCACTGCCCGCAGCCTTAACAGAGAAACCTTTAAGCAAAAGGCCCTGAACCATTGCGTCTAAATAACTTCCTTCGCCACAGCCCGCGTCATAAATAGAGATACTTTGTTTAGAAACGTCTTCTGCCAATTTTTTTTCTTTGCACGACTCAGCAATTAAGTCCCCTACCAGCTCGATTAACCTATCTTTCAGCGGTTGATAGGTATTCAGTTGATGAAACTCTCTTCTGGATTTCACCATATCCTTATCGTCGCCAGGAAGTTTCGACTTTTTAAACTGAACCGGCAATAAGTTAACGTAACCAGATTTCGCTTTATCGAAGCTATGGTTCATTTCACAGCGGACTGGCGTTGAATCTAATGAGATTGGTGATTTACAAAGTGGGCAGTGCCACATGATAAGATCTTTGTTGTTTTGAATTTGCCGCAAAGGATATCAAAATCGATACCTTCACGGCAATAATAGAGATAAGGGTACAGAAGGTTATAAGCGCTAT
This genomic window contains:
- a CDS encoding putative RNA methyltransferase; this translates as MWHCPLCKSPISLDSTPVRCEMNHSFDKAKSGYVNLLPVQFKKSKLPGDDKDMVKSRREFHQLNTYQPLKDRLIELVGDLIAESCKEKKLAEDVSKQSISIYDAGCGEGSYLDAMVQGLLLKGFSVKAAGSDISKIAVELAAKAYKHAQFVVASSFELPLEKSTQDLVIQVFAPGSNDEYERVLKSEGLLLTVDPAPNHLFELKQQVYDTPRRHQIDDGPRSGFTRIHDECFSFPINFESEDHKIALIKMTPFYWKLPHGKIESIVASLEKVTADFHIQIWRKGAGTDCEKLDVQL
- a CDS encoding D-glycero-alpha-D-manno-heptose-1,7-bisphosphate 7-phosphatase, with translation MSSYKQKALFLDRDGVINVDHGYVGKYENFEYVEGIFDVVRKFQNEGYLPVIVTNQSGIARGYYTEKDFHALMARVVEDFSSHGTVNIPVYYCPHHTQGSVKELTIACQCRKPLPGMLHQAAKELDIDLVSSLLIGDSWRDIEAANAAGLTKSYYLSDKPITDEQLSKLRSSHCVSRITRLSEIK